Proteins encoded together in one Juglans regia cultivar Chandler chromosome 9, Walnut 2.0, whole genome shotgun sequence window:
- the LOC108993801 gene encoding ORM1-like protein 3, producing the protein MYVRAAPTTDLNRNTEWFTYPGVWTTYILIVFFSWLLVLSVFNCSPGIAWTVVNLSHFLVTYHFFHWKKGTPFSDDQGIYNRLTWWEQIDNGKQLTRNRKFLTVVPVVLYLIASHTTDYQHPMLFFNTVAVFVLVVAKFPHMHKVRIFGINADQ; encoded by the exons ATGTACGTGAGGGCGGCGCCAACGACGGATCTGAACCGGAATACGGAGTGGTTCACATACCCTGGGGTCTGGACAACCTATATTCTCATCGTCTTCTTCTCGTGGCTCCTCGTCCTCTCCGTCTTCAATTGCTCCCCAGGCATAGCCTGGACCGTCGTCAACCTGTCCCACTTCCTC GTCACTTACCATTTCTTTCATTGGAAAAAGGGAACACCATTTTCTGATGACCAAGGTATATACAACAGGTTGACTTGGTGGGAGCAGATAGATAATGGCAAGCAGCTGACTCGCAACAGAAAGTTTTTGACTGTTGTACCTGTTGTTCT GTACTTGATAGCCTCACACACGACAGACTACCAGCATCCAATGCTCTTCTTTAACACGGTGGCAGTTTTTGTGCTGGTGGTTGCAAAGTTCCCACACATGCACAAAGTTCGTATATTTGGAATTAATGCTGATCAATAA